GCATGGGTAACCTATGCACAACGTTGTCAGGCTTTATTGCAACAGGGTAGACCTGTGTCGGATATAGCCGTGTTCACCGGAGAAGAGATTCCACGCAGGGCTATACTGCCAGAAAGACTGGTAGGTGTGTTGCCTGGCTTATTCGGTGATAGTCTTCGTTACTTCGAATCAAAGCGTATGGCCAACAGGGGTACCCCACTTAGGGAAATGCCGGCGGGTGTAACCGCTTCTGCGAATATTACGGACCCTGCTGACTGGGTAGATGCCTTACAGGGGTATCACTATGACTCATTTAATAAGGACGCTTTATTAAGACTGGCTACCGTAAAAGACGGCAATATCATATTGCCGGGAGGAGCCGCATACCGGCTGTTAGTATTACCAGGTGCCCTGGCGATGTCTCCGGAAGGTAATCTGCTTTCCCGTGAGACGATGTTCCACCTGAGAAGACTGTTGTCTCAGGGAGCAACGATCATGGTCAATGGCCCGGTACGGTCATTGGAAGCGCCTGATAGTACGATCATATTGTCAGGCAAAGGCGTAATACAAGGTCCATGGCAGGATAGTTCGATGTCATCTCTGGGACTGGCGCCTGATCTGTTAATGAAGGAGCCTTCCGGCAGCAGAGCGGGTGCTGTAGCCTGGACACATCGTACCTCCACGGATTATGATATTTACTTTATCTCTAATCAGCGGGAACAGGAGCGTACGCTTGAATGTTCTTTCCGTGTGACCAACCGCTTACCTGAGTTATGGGATGCCGTGACCGGGGAACAGCGTACAGCAAGTGACTGGGAAATGAAAGATGGCCGCACGTTATTATCACTCCAATTGCCCGCCAGCGGCTCACTGTTTGTCATTTTCCGTAAGCCTACTCCGCATCGTGAGATGCATCATGCGGCTAACTGGGCATCTTACAATACCATTAATACATTGAATAATGACTGGGAAGTGCAGTTTGATAGTACTGCAGGTGGACCAGCATCACCGGTATTATTTAAAGAACTAAAGGACTGGAGTAAGGAACCTTCAGACCAGGTCCGCTATTACTCCGGCACGGCCTTGTACAAAAAAACATTTGAATGGTCGCCCTCTCAGCAGGATACCATGTCCCGCGTGTTCATTGACCTTGGTAAAGTCGCTAACATAGCCACTGTTAAAGTAAATGGTATTGATTGTGGTGTTACCTGGACACCGCCTTACAAGGCTGATATCACAGCTGCTGTTCATACCGGAAATAATGAACTGGTGGTAGCGGTGACTAATACCTGGGGAAATCGTTTAACGGGAGATACAGCGCTGCCAGTGGCGCAACGGATCACACATACAACAGCACCGCTGAAACTGGATAAGACAACATTGCTGGAAGCCGGTCTGCTGGGGCCTGTGCAACTGCAACAGGAAATTGTGACGCCTGGTGGCGAAGTGGCGCAGTCAGTTATGCAACAGGTATATCAGGAGATAAAGACGCCTTATAAATACGGTATGGTGATGGTACCTGCGGATAGTACGAAGAAACTGGACTGTCCGAGCATCTTCAGGAAAGGACGGAAGTGGTACATGGTATATATCATTTATTACGAAGGTCGTGGCTACGAAACATGGCTGGCAGAAAGCAAAGACCTGTTGAACTGGAAGACGAAAGGTAAGATGATGTCATTTGCTGATAGTTCCACTACCTGGGATAAAAACCAGCGGGCAGGTTATATCTCACTGCAGGATCATGTGTGGGGAGGTAATTATAAATGGCGTGCCTTTAAAGGCAAACACTGGATGACTTATATCGGCGGTGCCCAAAATGGATATGAACAGGGGTTGTTATCAGTTGGTATTGCTAATACACATAAGCGTATTACGAGATCGCATGAGTGGCATCGTTTTGATAGACCTGCCTTAATGGCTACAGATAGTAACGCTGGATGGTGGGAGAATAATACCATTTACAAGAGTGCTGTAATATGGGATAAGACCCATACAACCGGTCATCCGTTTGTGATGTACTACAATGCAAAGGGAGACAGTCTGAAGCCCAAACGTGGAAAGGAACGGATCGGTATGGCCGTGTCAGATGACATGGAACACTGGACAAGATTTGGTAAGGATCCTGTACTGGATCATTTCACCGGCATTACCGGAGATGCAGTTATACAACGTATGAACAACCTATGGGTAATGTTCTATTTCGGTGCTTTCTGGAAGGATAGACCTACCGCTTTCAATCGTTTCGCCTGTTCATATGACCTGATGCACTGGACTGACTGGAATGGAGATGATCTGGTCAGTTCCACAGAGCAATATGACAAGCGTTTTGCACATAAATCGTTTGTCGTTAAACACAAGGGAGTTGTTTATCATTTCTATTGCGCAGTGAATAACAAAGACCAGCGCGGTATTGCTGTGGCGACTTCAAAGGATGTAGGAAAAAGTACACTTCACTTTACAAAAGATAAATAGATGACGCGTTGTTTGTTGGTAGTTTCTTTGATTTTCTTTTTTTGTGTTAAGGCGCATGCGCAACGTGTGCAGCTGTTTGATGATAACTGGTTATTCTGGCGTGGTGCTGCACAGGGTGCAGAAGATACACTGTTCAGCGATGCCGGCTGGAGGAAGGTGTCCCTGCCGCATGACTGGAGTATAGAAGACCTGCCAGGCACAGTATCTCCATTTGATAAAGGTGCATTAAGTCAGGTGAGTGGTGGTTTTACAACAGGTGGTAGCGGTTGGTACCGTAAGCATTTTGCAATGCCTGCTTCAAATAAAGGAAAACGGATCATAGTACAGTTTGATGGTGTATACATGCATGCACAGGTCTGGATCAATGGTAAGAAGTTGGGTAAACATCCTTATGGTTATACATCTTTTTGGTATGATATCACGCCACACCTGCGATATGACAGGGATAATATACTGACAGTGAAAGTAAGAAATGAAGGCGAGAACAGTCGCTGGTATGCCGGTTCAGGTATCTATCGCCATGTATGGTTAAAGACGATTGAACCAGTGCATGTCGCACAGTGGGGAACTTTCATTACAACGCCTGTTGTGAATAAACAGGCTGCTGCTGTACAGATAGTTACCACGTTGAAGAATGAAACAGCGGCAGCTGTAAATACTACCTTGCTGACGCGCATCGTGGATGCAAAAGGGCGTACTGTAGCAGAAAGCAAAGGGCAGCAAGCCATTAATGCAAACAGAGATAGTGTAATGCAACAGACATTACAGGTGAAGACACCGGTTTTATGGGATGTGAATGCTCCCGTATTATACACAGCGGTATCCTATGTGTATGTGGATAACATGATAAAAGATAGTTTGGCAACACCTTTTGGGATCCGTACAATTACTGCAGATGCGATAAATGGTTTTCAGTTAAACGGAAAGACCATTAAATTGAAAGGTGGCTGTGTGCATCATGATAATGGTCCGCTGGGTGCGAAAGCTTACGATAGAGCAGAAGAAAGAAAGGTCGAATTATTGAAGGCGAGTGGCTATAATGCCATCCGCTGTTCACATAATCCGCCTTCAACTGCATTTCTTGATGCCTGCGACAGGCTGGGAATGCTGGTGATAGATGAGGCTTTTGACATATGGAAAGATGGCAAGAATCCGGAAGACTATCACCTTTACTTTAATGAATGGTGGCAGCGTGATCTGGAGAGTATGTTATATCGTGACAGGAACCATCCATCTGTGATCATGTGGAGTACCGGTAATGAAATTCCGCATCGGGAGAAGCCTGAAGTCGCAAAAGTGGCGCGCATGCTGCGTGACCATATCCGCAGTATAGATACAACCCGCTTTGTCACGTGTGGTGTGAATGGTATAGCACCAGATAAGGATACTTTCCTGGCCACGCTGGATATAGCTGGTTATAACTACGCCCGTACAAAGTATGTGGAAGATCATGAAAGAGTGCCGCAACGTGTGATGATGGCAACCGAGTCATTTGCGATAGAAGCGGCTGATTACTGGATGGAAGTGACCGATCATCCATGGGTGATCGGGGATTTCGTGTGGACGGCTTTCGATTACATCGGAGAGGCAAGTATAGGTTGGCTGGGATACCCCCAGCGTCAGTCATTTTATCCCTGGCATCTTGCTTATTGCGGTGATATAGATGTGTGTGGATGGAAACGGCCTCAGTCTTACTACAGAGATGCATTGTGGATGCCGGAGCAGTTATCATTATTTGTAAAACCGCCAGTACCATCTTTTGATACAAATGCACATAAGGTGGAATGGAGCCAATGGGAATGGCATGATGCAAGAGACTCATGGAACTGGACAGGATATGAAGGTAAGCCATTAGATGTAACAGTCTACACATCTTATGAAGCGGCAGAGTTATTTCTTAATGGCCGATCCCTCGGCCGCAGGACTGCCGGTCGTTCTGGTAAGTTTATGGCGGCATGGCAGGTGCCTTATTCCCCGGGAAAGCTGAGTGTGGTAGGGTATAATGGGAAAAAGAGATCAAAAGAGGTAGCATTGAATACCGCTGGCAAGGTCACACAACTAAAGCTGACTACTGACAGACAACAGATCGTTGCCAATGGTCAGGACCTGAGTTATGTTACCATCACCTTGCAGGATGCAGCTCGTAATATAGTGCCCGATGCAGATGCGTTATTAAAATTCAGTATCAGCGGTCCAGGTACGATAGTGGGTGTCGGCAATGCTAACCCTATGAGTACGGAAAGCTATCAGCTGTCACAGCGAAAGGCATGGAGAGGCAAATGTCTGGTGATCATAAAATCAGATAAACAGCCCGGGGATATTACCCTACAGGTAAATGCAGCTGACCTGCCGGCCACACAGGTAAAGATCACATCTACTCAGCCAAACGAATGACGATATGAAGAAATACCCCGCCATATTGTTACTCTTTCTATCAACGAAGGGTATAGCACAGCAGCTACAGGTAATTAATCTGAAGACAAATAATAAGATCTGTCCGGTCGGAACGCAGCTCACACCACGTTTTAGCTGGCAACTGAGCGCTGCTTATAATAACTGCATACAACAGGGATACCAGTTACAATTGTCTGATGATAGTACTACATTAAATATGCCTGTACATACAGGTAAACGTGTGGTGAGTGAAGATCAGTCCTCTAGTGTGGCGCAGGGTGTGATAAATACGGCTTTACAACCGGCACATACTTATTATTGGCGTGTGCAGGTGTGGGATAAGAATGGCCGTACTTCCGGTTGGAGCCGGGTCGCTTGTTTTACCACCGCGTTAGCAACAGCGGCTGACTGGAAAGAAGCACAATGGATCGGGTATGAAGAGCTGCCAGACTCTATGTTGGTTGTACCGGGGGTACATAATGGTACTGATAAATTTTATCAGAAACATAAGGCAAGACAGCGACCTGTAGTACCCTTGTTCAGAAAGACCTTTCAGGCAAATGGTAATATAAAAAGCGCTTTATTGTTCATCAGTGGTTTGGGGCATTATGAAGCGAGTCTCAATGGTATGAAGTTAGGAGATAATTTCCTTGCACCCGGTTGGACGCATTACAGGGAAACCGTTTTGTACAATACATATGATGTGACGAAGCAGGTAAAACAAGGTGATAATGCATTGGGTGTCATAGTTGGTAACGGTTTCTTCAATGTGAATAAGGAGCGTTATCGCAAACTGTCAATTGCATATGGGATGCCAAGAATGATCTGCCGCCTGCAGATTACATACGAAGACGGAAGGACGACAAATATTATTTCGGGGGCAGACTGGAAAACAAGTCCGTCACCCGTTACTTTCAGTAGTATTTATGGCGGAGAAGATTATGATGCCGGCATGGAACAGGCTGGCTGGGATCAGCCGGGTTTCAATGATGCGCAGTGGCAATCTGCTATACGCGTGAAGGCTACTGAAAAGCGCTTGCTGCCAGAGGAAGACTATCCGGTGAAGGTAATGGAGGTCTTGCCAGCGCAGCATATTACACAACCAAAGAAAGGTGTGTATATGTATGATTTCGGCCAGAATGTTTCCGGTATCATTGAGCTAAAGGTGAAAGGAAAGAAAGGACAAACTGTTAAACTGATTCCTGCTGAACTGATAAAAGATGATAAGCTGGCCAATCAGAAAGCTACCGGTGGCCCTTATTATTTTAGTTATACTTTAAAGGGAGAGGGGGAAGAAATATGGCGTCCTAAGTTTAGTTACTACGGGTTCCGTTATGTACAAATGGAAGGAGCTGCACCAGATACTGCCAGCGATAAAAGTGATGTGCCGGCTGTAGCGCAGCTTAATTTGCTGCATACGCGGAACGCGTCACCTGATAATGGAAGTTTCTCCTGTTCGAATGATCTATTCAATCGTATACATACCTTAATACTATGGGCTATTAAAAGTAACATGCAGAGTGTGTTGACAGATTGCCCCCACAGGGAAAAGCTTAGCTGGTTGGAGCAGGACTACCTGATGGGTAATGCCATACAGTACAGTTATGATATTGATCTGCTATACCGTAAGCTGATACGGGATATGCAGGATGCACAGACAAAGGATGGCCTGATCCCTGATATAGCGCCGGAGTTCGTTTTCTTTGATGATAACGGTTATGGTTTCAGGGATTCTCCTGAATGGGGGAGCGCAGGTGTGATCGTGCCCTGGCTGATGTATTCCTGGTATGGAGATAAGACTGTTTTAAAGGATGCTTATCCGATGGTGAAAAAGTATGTGGAATACCTGGGAACAAAAACAGAGAAGAACTTATTGTCCTACGGACTCGGAGACTGGTTTGATATTGGGCCCCAGCGTCCGGGCGTGGCGCAGTTGACGCCTAAAGGAGTGACAGCGACGGCTATCTACTACTATGATCTTATATTGGCAGGTAAGATGGCAACATTGTTAGGTAAGCCATCCGATGCAATGCAATGGAATGCATTGGCAATATCAGTGAAAGACGCTTTTAATAAAGCTTATTTTAATACAGCGACCAGGGTGTATGCAACCGGTAGTCAAACCGCTATGGCCATGCCGTTGTGTGTAGGGCTGGTAGATGCACCGTATCGTCAGGCCGTATTTGATAACCTGGTAGATGCTATTCGTCAGCAGGGTAAGAAACTGACAGCCGGAGATATTGGTTTTCATTTCCTTGTGCAGGCGCTACAGGAAGGCGGCGCTGCTGATCTGTTGTATGAAATGAATAACCGTAGTGACGTGCCCGGATACGGTTTTCAGCTGGCCAAGGGTGCGACGACGTTAACAGAATCCTGGGCTGCCTGGGAACAGGTATCTAATAATCACCTGATGCTGGGGCACCTGATGGAATGGTTTTATACGGGATTAGGAGGAATTACGCAATTTCCGGGCGGCGTTGGCTATAGGCGGGTTCAGATAAGTCCCGAGGTGGTTGGCGACATTACATGGGTTAAAACGGCTTATAATACCCCTTATGGAACGGTTCGGAGCGAGTGGGAGAAGAAGGATACGCAGGTGATATTCCGTATTAGTATTCCTCCTAATAGCACAGCAGTTGTCAGACTCCCTGCCACAAAAGGTGCTGATATAAAAGAAACGGGTTCATCTCCTGGCGGGAAGAACAAGGTGAAGGTACGTAAATATGAGGGCAGTAGAGCGGTCATCGAAGTAGGATCAGGAGATTATGTATTTATTGTTGCTGCTCCCTTTAATTGATGCTGCATTACTTTATTATTACCCAGGTACAACCAACACCTCCGGTAACGATTGCGTAAATAAACCTATCTGACGGCTTTCTAAAACAGCTGATTTTTTATAGCTTGTCCGATACTGTGTGTAATCAAATTCCGTGTTATGAAGCAATGCTTTTCCGTCATTTTCCTGCCCGTTCTATTGTTGTTGTCAATAAGTGGATATGCACAGGATACCCGTGCCCGGTTGGTGGTGGCAGCAGATGGTACAGGTGACTACAGGACTATCCAGGAGGCGGTGAATGCAGTCAGGGACTTTACCTATTTCCGCGTGACGATCTTTATCCGTAAGGGTATATATCATGAAAAACTGTGTGTCCCTACCTGGAAATGCAGTATCACCTTACAGGGGGAAGACAGGGATAGTACCATCATTACCAATGCGGATTATTCCGGAAAGGCTTACCCTGGTAAAGACCCCTCCGGCAGGGATAAATTCGGCACCTTCACTTCTTATACGGTACTCGTGGCAGGAGATGATATCATCGCAGAGAACCTCACTTTCGAAAATGCAGCCGGTCGGGTGGGACAGGCGGTCGCATTGCATGTGGAAGGAGACCGTTGTATATTCCGGAACTGCAGATTACTGGGGAATCAGGATACACTGTATGCCGGCCGCGCAGGGAGCAGACAGTACTTCAGGGATTGTTACATAGAAGGTACGACTGACTTTATCTTCGGTGCCTCAACCGTATGGTTTGAAGGCTGCACCATCCACAGTAAAAGAGATTCTTATATCACAGCGGCTTCTACTACGCCACATCAGCCTTATGGCTTTGTATTCAGTCATTGCAGGGTGACCGCGGACAGTATCGCCACCAGGGTCTTTCTTGGTCGGCCATGGCGGCCCTATGCGTCGACTATCTTTATGTACTGTACGTTGGGGCCACAGATATTGCCGCAAGGCTGGCATAACTGGGATAAAAAAGAGAATGAGCTTACCGCGAGATATGCAGAATATAATAACACTGGCGCAGGTGCTGT
The DNA window shown above is from Chitinophaga agri and carries:
- a CDS encoding glycosyl hydrolase, yielding MKKYCLLIVLLLSVYVGKAQQLDSLFRLPPPMAKPWVFWYWMHASVTKAGITADLEAMKEAGIGGAYLMPIKGKANPPFINPPVEQLTPAWWEMVRFAHSEAARLGLQLGMHFSDGFALAGGPWITPAQSMQKVVWTATTIRGGTAFNDTLSQPLTNEKYYRDIAVLAFPVVVREKQIPVVTSSLPGIDPQFLASPGSRESFRSQEPCWIQYAYDKPFTCYAVTVVTNGNNYQSHRLRIAVSDDGVDFHPAGKMDAPRHGWQDTDAPVTHAITPVTARYFRFYYDKEGSEPGAEDLDAAKWKPVLKVAGLLMSDQPRIHQFEGKSGAVWRISPYTTVQQIPDKDCIPLDKIIDLTSLLDAHGKLHWKAPAGNWNVLRIGHTSTGHTNATGGAGQGLECDKFSSAAVRVQFDHWFGEARRKIGPFLADSILKVFHVDSWECGSQNWSASFRDEFRRRRGYDLTRYLPAMAGYPVQSVQTSETFLHDVRTTITDLVQQHFYDTLAALAHAHGCTFTAESVAPVFPADGMQHYQSVDIPMGEYWLRSPTHDKPNDMLDAISGAHIYGKRIVQAEAFTELRMRWDEHPGMLKSLADRNYALGINKLVYHVFAHNPWTDRQPGMTLDGVGLYFQRNQTWWKPGKAWVTYAQRCQALLQQGRPVSDIAVFTGEEIPRRAILPERLVGVLPGLFGDSLRYFESKRMANRGTPLREMPAGVTASANITDPADWVDALQGYHYDSFNKDALLRLATVKDGNIILPGGAAYRLLVLPGALAMSPEGNLLSRETMFHLRRLLSQGATIMVNGPVRSLEAPDSTIILSGKGVIQGPWQDSSMSSLGLAPDLLMKEPSGSRAGAVAWTHRTSTDYDIYFISNQREQERTLECSFRVTNRLPELWDAVTGEQRTASDWEMKDGRTLLSLQLPASGSLFVIFRKPTPHREMHHAANWASYNTINTLNNDWEVQFDSTAGGPASPVLFKELKDWSKEPSDQVRYYSGTALYKKTFEWSPSQQDTMSRVFIDLGKVANIATVKVNGIDCGVTWTPPYKADITAAVHTGNNELVVAVTNTWGNRLTGDTALPVAQRITHTTAPLKLDKTTLLEAGLLGPVQLQQEIVTPGGEVAQSVMQQVYQEIKTPYKYGMVMVPADSTKKLDCPSIFRKGRKWYMVYIIYYEGRGYETWLAESKDLLNWKTKGKMMSFADSSTTWDKNQRAGYISLQDHVWGGNYKWRAFKGKHWMTYIGGAQNGYEQGLLSVGIANTHKRITRSHEWHRFDRPALMATDSNAGWWENNTIYKSAVIWDKTHTTGHPFVMYYNAKGDSLKPKRGKERIGMAVSDDMEHWTRFGKDPVLDHFTGITGDAVIQRMNNLWVMFYFGAFWKDRPTAFNRFACSYDLMHWTDWNGDDLVSSTEQYDKRFAHKSFVVKHKGVVYHFYCAVNNKDQRGIAVATSKDVGKSTLHFTKDK
- a CDS encoding glycoside hydrolase family 2 TIM barrel-domain containing protein, whose amino-acid sequence is MLVVSLIFFFCVKAHAQRVQLFDDNWLFWRGAAQGAEDTLFSDAGWRKVSLPHDWSIEDLPGTVSPFDKGALSQVSGGFTTGGSGWYRKHFAMPASNKGKRIIVQFDGVYMHAQVWINGKKLGKHPYGYTSFWYDITPHLRYDRDNILTVKVRNEGENSRWYAGSGIYRHVWLKTIEPVHVAQWGTFITTPVVNKQAAAVQIVTTLKNETAAAVNTTLLTRIVDAKGRTVAESKGQQAINANRDSVMQQTLQVKTPVLWDVNAPVLYTAVSYVYVDNMIKDSLATPFGIRTITADAINGFQLNGKTIKLKGGCVHHDNGPLGAKAYDRAEERKVELLKASGYNAIRCSHNPPSTAFLDACDRLGMLVIDEAFDIWKDGKNPEDYHLYFNEWWQRDLESMLYRDRNHPSVIMWSTGNEIPHREKPEVAKVARMLRDHIRSIDTTRFVTCGVNGIAPDKDTFLATLDIAGYNYARTKYVEDHERVPQRVMMATESFAIEAADYWMEVTDHPWVIGDFVWTAFDYIGEASIGWLGYPQRQSFYPWHLAYCGDIDVCGWKRPQSYYRDALWMPEQLSLFVKPPVPSFDTNAHKVEWSQWEWHDARDSWNWTGYEGKPLDVTVYTSYEAAELFLNGRSLGRRTAGRSGKFMAAWQVPYSPGKLSVVGYNGKKRSKEVALNTAGKVTQLKLTTDRQQIVANGQDLSYVTITLQDAARNIVPDADALLKFSISGPGTIVGVGNANPMSTESYQLSQRKAWRGKCLVIIKSDKQPGDITLQVNAADLPATQVKITSTQPNE
- a CDS encoding family 78 glycoside hydrolase catalytic domain — encoded protein: MKKYPAILLLFLSTKGIAQQLQVINLKTNNKICPVGTQLTPRFSWQLSAAYNNCIQQGYQLQLSDDSTTLNMPVHTGKRVVSEDQSSSVAQGVINTALQPAHTYYWRVQVWDKNGRTSGWSRVACFTTALATAADWKEAQWIGYEELPDSMLVVPGVHNGTDKFYQKHKARQRPVVPLFRKTFQANGNIKSALLFISGLGHYEASLNGMKLGDNFLAPGWTHYRETVLYNTYDVTKQVKQGDNALGVIVGNGFFNVNKERYRKLSIAYGMPRMICRLQITYEDGRTTNIISGADWKTSPSPVTFSSIYGGEDYDAGMEQAGWDQPGFNDAQWQSAIRVKATEKRLLPEEDYPVKVMEVLPAQHITQPKKGVYMYDFGQNVSGIIELKVKGKKGQTVKLIPAELIKDDKLANQKATGGPYYFSYTLKGEGEEIWRPKFSYYGFRYVQMEGAAPDTASDKSDVPAVAQLNLLHTRNASPDNGSFSCSNDLFNRIHTLILWAIKSNMQSVLTDCPHREKLSWLEQDYLMGNAIQYSYDIDLLYRKLIRDMQDAQTKDGLIPDIAPEFVFFDDNGYGFRDSPEWGSAGVIVPWLMYSWYGDKTVLKDAYPMVKKYVEYLGTKTEKNLLSYGLGDWFDIGPQRPGVAQLTPKGVTATAIYYYDLILAGKMATLLGKPSDAMQWNALAISVKDAFNKAYFNTATRVYATGSQTAMAMPLCVGLVDAPYRQAVFDNLVDAIRQQGKKLTAGDIGFHFLVQALQEGGAADLLYEMNNRSDVPGYGFQLAKGATTLTESWAAWEQVSNNHLMLGHLMEWFYTGLGGITQFPGGVGYRRVQISPEVVGDITWVKTAYNTPYGTVRSEWEKKDTQVIFRISIPPNSTAVVRLPATKGADIKETGSSPGGKNKVKVRKYEGSRAVIEVGSGDYVFIVAAPFN
- a CDS encoding pectinesterase family protein; this encodes MKQCFSVIFLPVLLLLSISGYAQDTRARLVVAADGTGDYRTIQEAVNAVRDFTYFRVTIFIRKGIYHEKLCVPTWKCSITLQGEDRDSTIITNADYSGKAYPGKDPSGRDKFGTFTSYTVLVAGDDIIAENLTFENAAGRVGQAVALHVEGDRCIFRNCRLLGNQDTLYAGRAGSRQYFRDCYIEGTTDFIFGASTVWFEGCTIHSKRDSYITAASTTPHQPYGFVFSHCRVTADSIATRVFLGRPWRPYASTIFMYCTLGPQILPQGWHNWDKKENELTARYAEYNNTGAGAVTAERVVWSTQLSAKRAKDITLTKVFGTWDPLK